In Gemmobacter sp., the sequence AGAACGCCCGCCACATCGCCCCGCCATCCGGGACATACAGCGCGTTCGAGGGGAAGAATTCGCCGTTCATGTCCGGCCAGGTCGGAAAGGCGCGGCCCGCGTCGATGCCCGCCACCAGCGCGCCCAGCAGGATTTGCAGGAACGCAAAATGCATCAGCCCGGTAGTGATGGAAAACAGCCGCCCCTCGCGCCCGCGCCGGGCCTGCATCAGATCGGCCTCGGACCGGCCCAGCAGAAAGACATACCAGGCGATATAGCCCAGGATCACGAAGGCCAGCCCCAGATGGGTCGCCAGCCGGTACGAGGCGACGCGCACCATTTCGCCGGTCAGGCCGCTGGCAACCATCCACCAGCCGATGGCCCCCTGCAAACCGCCCAGCGCGCCGATCCAGACCAGACGGCCCGTCCAGCCCGGCGGAATGCGTTTGGTGGCCCAGAAAAACACAAAGCCCAAGGCCCAGACCAGCCCGATCAGCCGCCCCAGCTGCCGGTGGCCCCATTCCCACCAGTAGATCGCCTTGAACTCGGCCAGGGACATGCCCTTGTTGACCAGCTCGTACTGCGGGATCTGGCGGTATTTGTCGAATTCGGCCTGCCAATGCGCCTCGGACATCGGCGGCAGCGCGCCGGTGACCGGGCGCCATTCGGTGATCGACAGGCCGGAATCGGTCAGCCGGGTGGCGCCGCCCACCACGATCATCGCCATCACCATCAGGAACAGCACCGCCAGCCAGATCCGCACCGCCCCCCGCGATCCGCGCGGCGCCCGGTCGATCATCCCGCCCCCGGTGGGCACAGAGGACCGTTCGCCCTGGACTTCCTCGAAGATGCTGCGTGGCTTGGCCATGATGCGCTCCCGTTGCTGGGCGCCAA encodes:
- the ctaA gene encoding heme A synthase — encoded protein: MAKPRSIFEEVQGERSSVPTGGGMIDRAPRGSRGAVRIWLAVLFLMVMAMIVVGGATRLTDSGLSITEWRPVTGALPPMSEAHWQAEFDKYRQIPQYELVNKGMSLAEFKAIYWWEWGHRQLGRLIGLVWALGFVFFWATKRIPPGWTGRLVWIGALGGLQGAIGWWMVASGLTGEMVRVASYRLATHLGLAFVILGYIAWYVFLLGRSEADLMQARRGREGRLFSITTGLMHFAFLQILLGALVAGIDAGRAFPTWPDMNGEFFPSNALYVPDGGAMWRAFFENEGLVQFLHRMSGYLLFVFGLVVWNRGRKSPHVATRRAYDWVAVMLFGQVVLGIVTVLTAAHLHVALTHQIGAVILWVLILRARHLAQYPVAGSIRKGTA